CGGTGAGGGCGACGAGCTTGGCGTTGCGTGCGGCGGCGGTCGCCTGCTCGAGTTCGAAGCGCTCGATGCCCTCGGGGGTGAGTTCGGGTGCGGTGTCGCCACGTTGCACGGCGCGGGCGCGCCGGTTCGTCGTCCGGGCGCCCGACGGCGTGTCGGAATGGATGCTGGTGTCGCGCTTGCGCGCGTGCGTGGTGGTTTCGCGTTCGCTGGTCGTCATGCTTGGCCCTCCGCAGTTGCAACACCGCACTTTACTATCAGACGGCCGTTCGGTGCCCGAAGGCGGGCGATGGGCCGCTTACAGCCTGAATCGTCCCACCGCAGCCTGCAGTTCCGCAGCGCGGGCCGAAAGATCGCGCGCTGCGCCGGCGGCCTCCCGCACCGCACCGCTGTTGTTCTCGCTCATCGTCGCGATCTGCTCGACATTGCGTGCGATCTCGGTGCTGGCCGTCGATTGTTCGACCAGGGCCTGCGAGATTTCCTCGACGGCCGAAACGACTTCGCGCGAGCCGGTGTTGATGTCTTCGATGGCCTTGCCTGCGCGGTCCGACAACTGCACGCTGCTGCGCACGTTCTCGCTCTGACGACGCATGGTCTGGACTGCACGTTCCGTCCCGGAATGAATCTCGCTGACGATGCGGGCGATCTGGTCGGTCGAGCTGGAGGTACGCTCGGCGAGCTTGCGCACCTCGTCGGCCACGACGGCGAAGCCGCGGCCCTGATCACCGGCGCGCGCCGCCTCGATCGCGGCATTGAGCGCCAGCAGGTTGGTCTGATCCGCCAGCTCGCGGATGATCGTCACCACCGACGAGATCTCCCGCGAATGCACGCCCAGCTCCTCGATGCTCTCGGTTGCCTCGGCGACCTCGCGGGCGATGCGGTTGATGTCGGCCACCACGTTGCGGATGGCATCCGAGCCGCTCCGTGCGGCTTCGCCGGACTGCTTCGCCATGCGGTCGGCGTCGGTCGCGGAGTTCGACACGTGGTTGATGCTGACGGTCATCTCCTCGACCGATGCGGCCATCGACGTCGCGGACTGGGATTGTTCGTCGCTCGCCGACGCGATGCTGTCGGAGGCGGCCGAGAGCTGCTCGCTGGCCGCAGCAATGTGATTGGCGTTGTCGCTGATGATGCCGACGAGGCCCTTGAGCTGATTCACCATCTCGCGCAGCGCGAACAGCATGCTCGAGCGGTCGCTTGCCCGCAGCGCGATGTCGACCGTGAGATCACCGCTCGCGACCTGGCGCAGCAGCTTGTTGGCGTAGGCCGGCTCGCCACCGACCTGGTTCATCACCGCGCGATAGATCATGAAGCCCGTGACGGCTCCGAGCACGAGCCCCGCCGCCATCAGCACCACCGTAATCGCCAGGGCGCGCGCGCCATCGGCGGCCGCGCGGGCCGCGTCGCTGTTCGCACGCGCCACCTGAGCGGCGTTGACCTCATCCAGCGTGGCACCGAGCGTGCGCGAAACCGGCAGCATCGCTTCGTACTGGCGACCGTACTGTGCATGCAGCTCGGCGAAGCGGTTGAAGTCCTCGGCTTTCGACGCCTCGGTCATACCGGCGATGGTGGCATCCAGTCCGACATAGTGCTGCCGCCATTCCTTGTACTGCGCAAGCATCGCGTCGTGCTGACGCTGCGCCTCGGCAGAGATTCGCGGAAGCCTGTCGACCTCCCCGAGGCGTTGCTCGACGGCCTCCCACGAAGCCGCACGCGCCTTGGCGACGTCGTTGAGCACCGCCGTGGTCTGCTCGGCCGGGAAGCGAAGGTTCAGCACCTCGAGGGTCTGGCTGCGGATTCGCATGCGCTCGATGTTGAGCATGCCGTAGCCGACCGTTGCTGGCAGGCGTCGGTTGGCCAGGTCGTCGATGTCTGCGGTCATCGACCGCTCGCTGACGATGGCGTAGCCGCCTACGAAGAGCAACAAGGCCAGGATCGTGCCGAAGCCCAGCGTCAGCAGGGCGCGCAAACTCATGTCTTTCATGAAAACTCCTCAGCGCAGTGGGGGAGTCACTTCGATCGCCGTCGGACGTCGAGCGACTCATTCTTGTGGCGGGGGTACGACGCCGGAGTCTGGTGCCGGACCTGTAATGTCCATATCGACATCAGGGCGTCCAACTTGAGCATTAAATGCGGTGTTTTGTCCAGGACAAATCATCTGAAGTGTGATGAATGCCTCATGCAGGTGATTGCTGAGCTGACGCGCTAGAATCGCGCTCCACCCACGAATCGATCGCCGCGACATACCGCGACCACGACAACCGACATGCCCTTGAGCCCCGAGGCCCAATCCCTGCTCGCGATGGCGTACCGCGTCGGCGCGCCGAAGTTCCACGAGCTTTCCCCGGCGCAGGCCCGCCACTCGTTCCAGAAGCTGCAGTTCGCCTTCAGACCCGAGGCGCCCGCGGTCGCTTCCACCACCGAGGTGCCGATGGCGCGGCCCGATGGATCGGCGCTGCTGGCGCGGCTTTACCGGCCGCTGTCGAGCCAGCCGCACCACGTGTTGCCGCTGCTGATCTTCCTGCACGGTGGAGGCTGGTGCGTGGGCGACGTCGCGAGCTACGACGTGCTGTGTCGCGAACTGTCCAACCTCTCCGGGTGTGCGGTGCTGTCGGTCGACTACCGCCTGGCGCCCGAGCATCCGTTCCCGGCCGCGCTGGACGATGCGGCGTTCGCGTTCCAGTGGGCCGTGGAGCACGCCGAGCTGCTGGGCGTCGATCCGGCCCGGATCGCGCTGGGCGGCGACAGCGCCGGCGGCAACCTGTCGGTCGTCACCGCGCTGGCGCGGCGCGGTGCGGCGGTCGCGCCCCGTTTCCTGCTGCTGGTCTATCCCTGTACCGAGATCCTCAGTGCGCGGCCTTCACGCCAGCGTTTTGCCGACGGCTTCTTTCTGGATAGCGGCACGCTGCAGTGGTTCTTCGAGCGCTATCTGCCCGCGGGCAACAGCGAGGACTGGCGCGCCTCGCCGATGCGGGCGGAGTCCTTGCAGGGGCTCCCGCCGGTGCTGATGGTGACGGCCGAATACGATCCGCTGGTCGATGATTGCCTGGCATTCGCGGAGCGCCTGCGGCGCGAAGGCGTCGACACCGAGTATCTGCAGGTGGATGGGGTCGTCCACGGCTTCCTGACGCTGGGGAAGCAGTTTCCGCAGGCGGCGCAGACCATCGCCACAGCCGCGCGGACGCTGGCGCGCGCCTTGAACACGGAAGACTGAGGAAATGCTCAGGCGCTGGTGACGACCGCGAGCATCTGCTGGCGGGTTTCGCGTGCCGCGGCGAGCAGCGCGTCGAACTCGGCCCGTCCGTCGTCGCCGAGACTCGCATCGAGCAGTTCGGGACGGCGGCCGAGTCCGAGGATGTCCGCGAACGGGTTGGGGGTCTCGGCCGCCTGGATCGCGAGGAACAGCACGTCGCCCAGTGAGCGTGGCGGCCAGGTGATCGGCGTGGCGAGATCGACGTTGACGGCGTCGATGATCTGCTCTGGCAGTTCGAAGGCTTCGAGCACGGCCTGACGCACCGCCGTTTCCCATTTGAGGACAAACTGGGCGAACAGGCGCACGTCGCTCTCGATGGCCGGGTGCCGGGCGGCCATGGCCATCAGGTAGAACTGGCCCAGGTGGGTCATCAGCCCGGCCAGCAGCGCGGTGTCGGGGTTGCCGCGCCCAAGGTGACGAGCAAAGGCATAGGCCCACGATGCGACGTCAATCGAATGCATCCACAGGCCCGAGGCCACCAGCTGCATCTGGCGCGAGCGCTGGTCGCGGGCGAGCTGGTCGGCCGCCACCGCGTAGGCCAGGCAGCGCAGCGCCGACGAGCCGATGCGCGACACCGCCGTTGAGACGTTGGAGATCTCGCGCTGGTAGGGGTTGAGCAGCAGGCTGTTGGCCATCTTCAGCACCTTGGCGCTCAGTACCGGCTCGGCGCGCACGAGCTTCGCCATGTCTTCGGTCGAGGCGTTCGGATCGTCGGCCATCTGCTTGATGCGCAGCGACAGATCGAAGACGGTGGGAAAGCTGAGGTTACCGGATTTCAGCTCTTCCTCGATTTCGGCACTGAAGGCGCCGATCTGAACGTCGAACTCTCTCATTGCTTCGCTACCCCGATGCGTGTTGTGCGCAGTTTAAGGGATCCGCCACGGGCGGCGGCGGATCGTGGCCGATGGCTGGTCCGACTCAGTCCTGCGGCTGGGTCAGGACGGCGTGCCCATTTTCCAGCGCCTCGACCTGGGCCAAGGTGCATACCGGCACGCCGAGCGCCTCGATGGAGGCATGGCCCTGCTTGAAACGCTTCTCGACGATGAAGCTCGCGCACAGCACCTCGGCACCGGCCTCCCGCGCCATCTCGATCAGCGCGACGGCGGTGCGACCGTTCGACAGGAAGTCGTCCACGATCACGACGCGGTCGGCGGGCATCACGTAGCGCTGCGACAGCACCAGCTTGGTCTCGCCCCCCTTGGTCGGCGACGGAATCACGCGCGCGATGGCGGGCGATTCGACCTGCGGCGCGTACTTCTTCGCATAGACCAGCGGCACGTTAAGCGCCTGCGCCACCACCAGCCCGGGGGCGATGCCGCTCGCCTCGGCGGTGAGGACCACGGTCGGCTCGAAGCCCGCGAGACGCTTGGCGAGCTCCTGTCCCATCTCGGTGATGAAGCTCGGCTCGATGCGGTGGTTGAGGAAGTGGTCGATCTTCAGGATCTGGTCGCCGATGACCGTGGCTTCGGCTTCGATGCGGCGCACCAGGGGGCCGTAGGGGCGGAGGAGATTGAGGTCGGCAGTCATGCACTAGGGTCCGTAAACG
This genomic window from Thauera humireducens contains:
- a CDS encoding methyl-accepting chemotaxis protein, with amino-acid sequence MKDMSLRALLTLGFGTILALLLFVGGYAIVSERSMTADIDDLANRRLPATVGYGMLNIERMRIRSQTLEVLNLRFPAEQTTAVLNDVAKARAASWEAVEQRLGEVDRLPRISAEAQRQHDAMLAQYKEWRQHYVGLDATIAGMTEASKAEDFNRFAELHAQYGRQYEAMLPVSRTLGATLDEVNAAQVARANSDAARAAADGARALAITVVLMAAGLVLGAVTGFMIYRAVMNQVGGEPAYANKLLRQVASGDLTVDIALRASDRSSMLFALREMVNQLKGLVGIISDNANHIAAASEQLSAASDSIASASDEQSQSATSMAASVEEMTVSINHVSNSATDADRMAKQSGEAARSGSDAIRNVVADINRIAREVAEATESIEELGVHSREISSVVTIIRELADQTNLLALNAAIEAARAGDQGRGFAVVADEVRKLAERTSSSTDQIARIVSEIHSGTERAVQTMRRQSENVRSSVQLSDRAGKAIEDINTGSREVVSAVEEISQALVEQSTASTEIARNVEQIATMSENNSGAVREAAGAARDLSARAAELQAAVGRFRL
- a CDS encoding alpha/beta hydrolase, coding for MPLSPEAQSLLAMAYRVGAPKFHELSPAQARHSFQKLQFAFRPEAPAVASTTEVPMARPDGSALLARLYRPLSSQPHHVLPLLIFLHGGGWCVGDVASYDVLCRELSNLSGCAVLSVDYRLAPEHPFPAALDDAAFAFQWAVEHAELLGVDPARIALGGDSAGGNLSVVTALARRGAAVAPRFLLLVYPCTEILSARPSRQRFADGFFLDSGTLQWFFERYLPAGNSEDWRASPMRAESLQGLPPVLMVTAEYDPLVDDCLAFAERLRREGVDTEYLQVDGVVHGFLTLGKQFPQAAQTIATAARTLARALNTED
- a CDS encoding HDOD domain-containing protein, with the translated sequence MREFDVQIGAFSAEIEEELKSGNLSFPTVFDLSLRIKQMADDPNASTEDMAKLVRAEPVLSAKVLKMANSLLLNPYQREISNVSTAVSRIGSSALRCLAYAVAADQLARDQRSRQMQLVASGLWMHSIDVASWAYAFARHLGRGNPDTALLAGLMTHLGQFYLMAMAARHPAIESDVRLFAQFVLKWETAVRQAVLEAFELPEQIIDAVNVDLATPITWPPRSLGDVLFLAIQAAETPNPFADILGLGRRPELLDASLGDDGRAEFDALLAAARETRQQMLAVVTSA
- the xpt gene encoding xanthine phosphoribosyltransferase translates to MTADLNLLRPYGPLVRRIEAEATVIGDQILKIDHFLNHRIEPSFITEMGQELAKRLAGFEPTVVLTAEASGIAPGLVVAQALNVPLVYAKKYAPQVESPAIARVIPSPTKGGETKLVLSQRYVMPADRVVIVDDFLSNGRTAVALIEMAREAGAEVLCASFIVEKRFKQGHASIEALGVPVCTLAQVEALENGHAVLTQPQD